The DNA sequence GGTTCGCCCTCATCACCATCCTCGGCGTCCTCATCGGCGTGCTGGTGACGCGACCGGCGTACGGTGACATCCTGCGCTACCTGCTGACGGACCGATAAGCTGTCTAACTTCTCACCGTTTTCTTCGAATTTTGGTCGTGCTGTAGTAGTCGATCTCGACCGGCTCTCGGCTGTGTGAAGATAATATCTGTGATATAAACAAATACATTGATATAAATTTATATAAAATTAATCAATCTAGAAATAGAATTTATCTGTGTAGACTATCCATCTGAAGTTGCAATGTCTGATCGAGATACGAACGAGGACGTCAAACGGAGCGACGTGCTACGAGACGTCACAAAAACGGCGTCGGAGACGAAGACGAAACGACGGGGATTCCTCCGTTCCTCCGGTGGTATCGCCGCATCGCTCGCTGCACTTCCCTTGGTTTCGAGGGTCACTTCCGCAGCCGAGCCGCAATCGGCCGAGGAGCGGCTTCACGAGCTTGCAAAGAAGCACGAGTCGCCCGAAGTCGCCCGCAAAGCGGTCGAAGAGACGGGAGGAGAACTGCTACGTGCGCTTTCGACCCGTGGACTGCTGGCGGATGCCGACGTGAACTCGCTCGGTATCGAGGAAATCCTCCCCCATCAAGACAGCAGTAAGGTGGACGACGGCGTCATCGTTCTCGCGTACGACCACAAAGGGACGCTGACGACGCAAGTGCAGATAATCAAGCGACTCGCGGATAGCAGGCTCCGTATCATGGTGGAACCACAACTCGACCGCAGTTTTGCGCTGGTCGAACCCGACGCCGACGAAGAGTCAGCCACGGTTATCACGACGAACGACGACGGGGTGACTGTTCAGCGAAACTGCGATACGAGCTGGTACGGCGGCTGTAACCACAACCCGTCAGATGACTGTGGTTGTACGGAAAACAGCATGTGTGGATGTTATCAGACCGAAGTCAGATGCTGTCAGACCCTCGGTTGCTCGATAACCGGGTACAAATACGGAAACTGTGTTACGACGCCGAGCGGCTGTTGCACGCACGAGGGTTGTGAGTCCTTCTGCTAACGAACTCGGTTACCGCTGACGAAGCCTTTTTTCGAAAACGAGTGGCCGTATTCCGTCACCCAATGTAATCATCTCCTGTGGCCACCGTAGGTACCGTCTACTCCCGAAACGATGCGTCCCTTATAACCACCACAGCGTGGAATCGGGGACGATGTTGGAATACCTCCAGCACGGCAGACGACGGGTCGCCGTGGAGATGGAGCGGTTGCGCCTGCGGCCGGACGCCCAGCCACGGGACACGGCACGTGCGGTGCGGTCGCTCCCGCCAGAACCGGCGGTTCTGTTTCTCTGCCTCGGAAACATCTGTCGCAGTCCGCTCGCCGAGCGATATCTTCGTGAGCGACTGCAGACGTCGGCGTTCGATTGCTCGACCGTTCGCTCGGCCGGATTCATCGAAAAGGAAGGCCGGTCGAGTCCCGACGCGGCGGTCGCCGCCGCAGGAGAACTCGGCGTCGATTTGTCCGATCACCGTTCGCAGTGCGTGGACGAGACCATGTTGCGCGAGAGCGACCTCGTCCTGCTCATGGACGCGTGGAACTACTGGTATCTGAAACGCGACTACCCCGACGCGCTCGGGAAGGCCTACTTCGCGCGGTCGTTCGACGCCTCCCCGGAGTTCGAAATCGAGGACCCGTACGACGCCGACAGAGCCACGTTTCGGCGGGTGTACGGCGAAGTCACGGGAGCGGTGGATGCGTTTCTGGCGACCGTCGAAGACGGTGAAAGCGAGGTGAGTGA is a window from the Haladaptatus sp. R4 genome containing:
- a CDS encoding protein tyrosine phosphatase, coding for MLEYLQHGRRRVAVEMERLRLRPDAQPRDTARAVRSLPPEPAVLFLCLGNICRSPLAERYLRERLQTSAFDCSTVRSAGFIEKEGRSSPDAAVAAAGELGVDLSDHRSQCVDETMLRESDLVLLMDAWNYWYLKRDYPDALGKAYFARSFDASPEFEIEDPYDADRATFRRVYGEVTGAVDAFLATVEDGESEVSENDVVNGNVAGEETRAEDRSA